One genomic segment of Erythrobacter sp. THAF29 includes these proteins:
- a CDS encoding NAD(P)-dependent oxidoreductase, with translation MRVVLTGSTGRIGRAIFGALAPDHEVIGIDRNVFATTRIVGDFTDPEVLKPALEGANAVIHTAGPHAPHVGVLPDAEFERVNVEGTATLFELAREAGVERFVYTSTTALYGLAVEPGTCTWIDEDTEPQPRTIYHRTNLAAERLLEDKASTALPVRVLRMSRCFPEPAPIMTAYRLHRGIDARDVASGHARALIDEGEPFGRFILSGATPFLRSDCDALAKNADAVIRERVPGLAAEFDARRWQLPHYIDRIYSSSRAHSALSWQPRWHWGEVLAQLDRSSIEVLPPGAGIDTRAE, from the coding sequence ATGCGCGTCGTCCTAACCGGATCGACCGGTCGAATAGGACGTGCGATCTTCGGCGCGCTTGCGCCGGATCACGAAGTCATCGGGATCGACCGCAATGTCTTTGCGACCACGCGGATCGTCGGCGACTTCACCGACCCAGAGGTGCTCAAGCCCGCGCTCGAGGGCGCAAATGCAGTGATTCACACAGCCGGTCCGCATGCACCTCATGTCGGTGTCTTGCCTGACGCCGAATTCGAGCGGGTCAATGTCGAGGGCACTGCCACGCTTTTCGAACTCGCGCGCGAAGCGGGCGTCGAACGGTTCGTTTACACCAGCACGACGGCGCTTTACGGTCTCGCGGTCGAACCCGGCACATGCACCTGGATCGACGAAGACACCGAGCCGCAGCCGCGGACGATCTATCACCGCACGAACCTAGCCGCGGAAAGGCTGCTGGAAGATAAGGCCTCGACAGCGCTGCCCGTCCGCGTTCTGCGCATGTCCCGCTGCTTTCCCGAGCCAGCCCCGATTATGACAGCATATCGCCTGCATCGCGGGATCGATGCGCGCGATGTTGCGAGTGGGCATGCGCGCGCGCTCATCGATGAGGGGGAGCCATTCGGTCGCTTCATCCTGTCGGGCGCGACGCCATTCTTGCGCAGCGACTGCGATGCGCTGGCAAAAAATGCCGACGCGGTCATCCGCGAACGTGTGCCGGGCCTTGCAGCCGAATTCGATGCACGACGCTGGCAATTACCGCATTACATCGACCGAATTTACTCGTCGTCGCGCGCCCACTCAGCGCTTTCTTGGCAACCGCGTTGGCATTGGGGCGAAGTGCTCGCGCAATTGGACCGGAGCAGCATCGAGGTGCTGCCACCGGGTGCCGGGATCGATACCAGGGCGGAGTAA